The following proteins come from a genomic window of Pseudobdellovibrionaceae bacterium:
- the eno gene encoding phosphopyruvate hydratase, giving the protein MKIKKILAREILDSRGQPTVEVDVLLDSGALGRAAIPSGASTGSFEACELRDEKPSYFFGKGVLKAVNNVNTEIAKAISGKSFFDIQELDKNLIQLDGTKNKSRLGANAILGVSLAWLKAMAIHNKEPLYKFINNGEKYFLPTPLINVLNGGAHSNNNLNVQEFMLVPVCGGSFKEAVRAGSEVFTHLKNILNKKSLSTAVGDEGGFAPALQSNTEALDLLCQAVDQSAYTLGEDIFLALDVAASEFYNKNSLYKWENKTLCSEELSEIYKSWLKKYPIISFEDPFEEEDWSAWSAFTKSTDVQVVGDDLFVTNCQRLERGLQENSANALLVKMNQIGSISETQAAILLAKKGGMKSVISHRSGETEDSSIADLSIAFSCEQIKTGSVCRGERTLKYNQLFRIEEELAERAEFLGKQAFAKK; this is encoded by the coding sequence ATGAAAATCAAAAAAATTTTAGCTAGAGAAATACTAGACAGCAGAGGCCAGCCCACGGTGGAGGTAGATGTTTTATTAGATTCGGGAGCTTTGGGGCGGGCAGCGATACCTTCGGGAGCATCTACGGGAAGCTTTGAAGCCTGCGAGCTACGCGACGAAAAGCCGTCTTACTTTTTTGGAAAAGGCGTGTTGAAGGCTGTTAACAATGTTAACACAGAAATTGCCAAGGCCATAAGTGGTAAAAGCTTTTTTGACATTCAAGAGTTGGATAAAAACTTAATTCAATTAGATGGAACAAAAAATAAATCACGACTAGGCGCCAATGCTATTTTAGGCGTGTCTTTGGCGTGGCTTAAGGCCATGGCCATACACAACAAAGAGCCTTTATATAAATTTATTAATAATGGAGAAAAATATTTTTTACCAACACCGCTAATCAATGTTTTAAACGGAGGGGCGCACAGTAACAACAATCTAAATGTGCAAGAGTTTATGTTGGTTCCTGTTTGCGGAGGATCTTTTAAAGAAGCTGTGCGAGCAGGTAGTGAAGTTTTTACGCACTTAAAAAATATTTTAAACAAAAAATCTTTGTCTACCGCAGTGGGTGACGAAGGCGGTTTTGCCCCAGCCCTTCAAAGCAACACAGAAGCTTTAGATTTATTATGCCAGGCAGTGGATCAGTCGGCGTATACATTGGGAGAAGATATTTTTTTAGCCTTAGATGTAGCGGCCAGTGAATTTTATAATAAAAATTCTTTATACAAATGGGAAAATAAAACTTTATGCTCAGAAGAATTAAGCGAAATTTATAAAAGCTGGCTAAAGAAGTACCCTATTATTAGTTTTGAAGACCCTTTTGAAGAAGAAGATTGGTCAGCTTGGTCTGCATTTACTAAAAGCACAGATGTGCAAGTGGTAGGCGATGATTTATTTGTTACTAATTGTCAGCGACTAGAAAGAGGTTTGCAAGAAAACTCGGCCAATGCTTTGTTAGTAAAAATGAACCAAATTGGAAGTATTTCTGAAACCCAAGCCGCTATTTTATTAGCTAAAAAGGGAGGCATGAAAAGTGTTATTTCTCACAGAAGTGGCGAAACAGAAGACAGTAGTATTGCCGACTTATCCATAGCCTTTTCTTGCGAACAAATTAAAACCGGTAGCGTTTGCAGAGGCGAAAGAACGCTTAAATATAACCAACTGTTTAGAATTGAAGAAGAGCTGGCGGAAAGAGCGGAGTTTTTAGGCAAACAAGCATTTGCAAAAAAATAA